In Vanessa cardui chromosome 28, ilVanCard2.1, whole genome shotgun sequence, one genomic interval encodes:
- the LOC124541743 gene encoding phenoloxidase-activating factor 1-like codes for MVVFKQIIVLFLLFECVLCRNRTGTPCSEDDLTGVCKRIYQCPYAVNLVDGEEKKAPTCEFDGMVRIVCCPSQNLLYRTGVLKEYFKGSNDGVIRSKDMTCRYEGRQPVLCCQNTPDIPDPPEPKQCPPLPQPKLKTKVQHFAWQKCVNYQRYFNKCISVNDHPNSFERINTCGIPTNNTVFRIFGGTPAMPRQFPHMAVVGCHNSIFTDDVDVIWVGGGSLISEKFILTAAHVLVENLHGRIRYAMMGTLNKTDTKSGILYNVIRIINHKAYQKGSKLHDIALLELNERVKFNEFIRPACLPVPERELEPGMSIAGWGETDDRGKGSEVLLTASVNEVRHVCENRFDSGTFTPLSMICASGDVGTNSSDACRGDSGGPLMAQFKNLNCSYSIEGVVSYGPRCGQSVGVYTRVSYYLDWIVENVWPDEWRAYQKMNKNT; via the exons ATGgttgtttttaaacaaataattgtgttgtttttattgtttgagTGTGTGCTGTGCAGGAATAGAACGG gaACGCCATGCAGCGAAGACGACTTAACTGGTGTCTGCAAAAGGATCTATCAATGTCCTTACGCCGTGAACTTGGTCGACGGTGAAGAAAAGAAAGCTCCT ACGTGTGAGTTCGATGGCATGGTCAGAATTGTATGCTGCCCATCGCAAAACCTCCTCTACCGGACAGGCGTTTTGAAGGAGTATTTCAAGGGGTCGAACGATGGAGTCATCAGGTCAAAAGACATG ACCTGCCGTTACGAAGGCAGGCAGCCTGTCCTCTGCTGCCAGAACACACCAGACATACCAGACCCACCAGAACCGAAGCAATGCCCTCCACTGCCGCAACCGAAGTTGAAAACTAAGGTTCAGCATTTCGCTTGGCAAa aatGCGTTAACTACCAACGGTACTTCAACAAATGCATCTCTGTGAACGACCATCCCAACAGTTTCGAAAGGATAAACACTTGTGGTATACCAACTAACAATACAGTCTTCAGGATATTTGGTGGTACCCCAGCCATGCCCAGGCAATTCCCACATATG GCTGTTGTCGGCTGTCACAATTCCATCTTTACTGATGATGTGGATGTCATTTGGGTGGGAGGGGGATCGCTGATCAGCGAGAAGTTTATACTGACCGCTGCTCACGTACTGGTGGAGAATTTGCA CGGCCGCATTCGTTACGCGATGATGGGAACTCTGAACAAAACTGACACTAAATCAGGCATCCTGTATAACGTTATAAGGATAATAAACCACAAGGCCTATCAAAAAGGGTCGAAACTACACGACATAGCCCTTTTGGAACTCAATGAAAG GGTAAAGTTCAATGAGTTTATTCGGCCAGCTTGCTTGCCGGTGCCTGAAAGGGAACTGGAACCAGGGATGAGCATAGCTGGATGGGGGGAAACGGATGACAGGGGGAAGGGATCTGAAGTCCTGCTGACG gcAAGTGTCAATGAAGTAAGACATGTTTGCGAGAACAGATTTGACAGTGGTACGTTCACACCGCTGTCCATGATCTGCGCTTCCGGAGATGTCGGGACTAACTCGAGCGACGCCTGCAGG GGTGACAGTGGTGGACCGTTAATGGCCCAATTCAAGAACCTTAACTGTTCCTACTCGATAGAGGGAGTTGTCTCCTATGGACCGAGGTGTGGGCAAAGTGTCGGCGTATACACTCGTGTGTCGTATTATTTAGACTGGATTGTAGAAAATGTGTGGCCTGACGAATGGCGGGCTTATCAGAAGATGaataaaaatacgtaa
- the LOC124541539 gene encoding gastrula zinc finger protein XlCGF49.1-like codes for MEEIAVHPVEEIVIKCEVIEISDEDVETQEPKKKRRKRITPKEPKPCDICGKTFQTGYELKKHKRTHTGERPYMCTTCGKTYTQLGHLSIHSLSHKGIKNFNCNECGSSFYRKADLDRHEKIHTGEKPFQCEICSKSFTQKNNLVMHFKMHIGDKPHKCEVCSKRFLTRSKMMLHSKKHDKEKKKKHDFLGHI; via the exons atggaaGAAATAGCAGTACACCCCGTCGaagaaatagttataaaatgcGAAGTTATTGAAATATCTGATGAGGATGTAGAGACACAAGAACCTAAaaa AAAACGTCGTAAACGAATCACACCAAAGGAACCCAAGCCCTGTGATATTTGTGGTAAAACTTTCCAAACTGGCTACGAGCTTAAGAAACACAAACGGACACACACAGGGGAACGTCCGTATATGTGTACGACGTGTGGGAAGACATACACACAGCTCGGACATCTCAGTATTCACAGTTTATCACATAAAG gtattaaaaatttcaattgcAACGAATGCGGCTCTTCGTTTTACAGGAAGGCGGATTTGGACAGACACGAGAAGATCCACACGGGCGAGAAGCCATTTCAGTGTGAAATATGTTCGAAGAGTTTCACGCAGAAAAACAATTTGGTGATGCATTTCAAAATGCATATCGGTGACAAACCCCACAAGTGCGAAGTGTGCAGCAAGAGATTTCTAACGAGGAGCAAAATGATGCTGCATTCAAAGAAACACGATAAGGAGAAGAAGAAAAAACACGACTTCCTCGGCCATATTTAG
- the LOC124541532 gene encoding pyrimidodiazepine synthase-like — translation MSYYSPRRAGAVSPPRLTDKLRLYHVDMNPYGHRVLLILEAKKAKYEVYRLDPLHLPEWFKARNPRLKIPVLEIPTEQGDRCLFESVVICDYLDEKYARNPLHSRDPYVKAQDRLLIERFNELIKGSLECFDTNFAYGSEQIIQTMDIFEKELALRGTNYFGGNKPGMLDYMIWPWVERLYLLRCINEKKFDEKRSRFPNFADWGDQMQLDEVVKKHSSSPSEYFDYYENARTHAMGYYL, via the exons ATGTCATATTATTCACCAAGGAGAGCAG GTGCTGTGTCACCACCTCGCCTCACGGATAAGCTGCGGCTGTACCATGTAGACATGAACCCATATGGTCACCGTGTTTTGTTAATATTGGAAGCAAAGAAGGCCAAATATGAAGTCTATCGGCTCGACCCCCTCCACTTACCTGAATGGTTCAAAGCAAGAAATCCGAGAC TAAAAATTCCTGTTCTTGAAATACCAACGGAACAAGGCGATAGATGCTTGTTCGAGAGTGTGGTTATTTGCGATTATTTGGACGAGAAATACGCACGGAACCCGTTACATTCCAGAGATCCGTACGTCAAAGCACAGGATAGACTGCTTATCGAGAGGTTCAATGAG TTAATAAAAGGGAGTTTAGAATGTTTCGATACAAACTTCGCATACGGCAGTGAACAGATCATTCAGACGATGGACATATTCGAGAAGGAATTGGCTTTAAGGG GTACAAATTACTTCGGCGGAAACAAACCGGGTATGTTGGACTACATGATATGGCCTTGGGTGGAGAGGCTGTACCTTTTGCGATGCATCAATGAGAAGAAGTTTGATGAGAAGAGGTCGAGGTTCCCTAATTTT gcTGACTGGGGTGACCAGATGCAACTTGATGAGGTTGTAAAAAAGCACTCGAGTTCGCCGTCAGAATATTTCGATTATTACGAAAACGCGAGGACACACGCTATGGGAtactatctataa